One Spea bombifrons isolate aSpeBom1 chromosome 1, aSpeBom1.2.pri, whole genome shotgun sequence DNA window includes the following coding sequences:
- the RPS23 gene encoding 40S ribosomal protein S23, whose protein sequence is MGKCRGLRTARKLRDHRREQKWHDKQYKKAHLGTALKANPFGGASHAKGIVLEKVGVEAKQPNSAIRKCVRVQLIKNGKKITAFVPNDGCLNFIEENDEVLVAGFGRAGHAVGDIPGVRFKVVKVANVSLLALYKGKKERPRS, encoded by the exons ATGG GCAAGTGCCGTGGTCTTCGTACAGCCAGAAAGCTCCGTGATCACCGCCGTGAGCAGAAATGGCATGACAAGCAGTACAAGAAGGCCCATTTGGGGACAGCCCTGAAGGCTAACCCATTTGGGGGTGCTTCCCACGCCAAAGGAATCGTCCTGGAAAAAGT cggTGTAGAGGCTAAGCAGCCTAACTCTGCTATCAGGAAATGTGTCAGAGTTCAGTTGATCAAAAACGGCAAGAAGATCACAGCTTTCGTACCAAATGACGGTTGTCTGAACTTCATTGAG GAAAACGACGAGGTTCTGGTGGCTGGATTTGGTCGTGCTGGTCATGCCGTTGGTGACATTCCTGGTGTCAGGTTCAAGGTTGTTAAAGTAGCCAATGTTTCCCTGTTAGCCTTGTACAAAGGCAAGAAGGAGAGACCAAGATCTTAG